From Corynebacterium frankenforstense DSM 45800, the proteins below share one genomic window:
- a CDS encoding DUF2613 domain-containing protein: MALESDSLNRRSVGPALASAVVGVALGVVAVMGVAMFTGADSVPQGEAVTADNALLGGPEYGSRD, from the coding sequence ATGGCCCTCGAATCCGACTCCCTCAACCGCCGCTCCGTCGGTCCCGCGCTGGCGAGCGCGGTCGTCGGCGTCGCCCTCGGGGTGGTCGCCGTGATGGGCGTCGCCATGTTCACCGGCGCCGACTCGGTCCCCCAGGGCGAGGCCGTGACCGCGGACAACGCGCTGCTCGGCGGACCGGAGTACGGCTCGCGCGACTGA
- the dcd gene encoding dCTP deaminase, translating into MLLSDHDIRSAIESGDLGIEPFDPELIQPSSVDVRLDRFFRVFNNSRYTHIDPKRRMSELTTPVEVAEGDSFVLHPGEFVLASTLECFTLPPHLAGRLEGKSSLGRLGLLTHSTAGFIDPGFSGFITLELSNVANLPIVLYPGMKVGQLAIFKMSSPAEVPYGSASLGSKYQNQRGPTPSKYYLNFD; encoded by the coding sequence GTGCTTCTCTCCGACCATGACATCCGCTCCGCGATCGAGTCCGGGGACCTGGGCATCGAGCCCTTCGACCCGGAGCTCATCCAGCCGTCCAGCGTTGACGTGCGTCTCGACAGGTTCTTCCGGGTCTTCAACAACTCCCGCTACACCCACATCGACCCCAAGCGGAGGATGTCGGAGCTGACCACCCCGGTCGAGGTGGCCGAGGGCGACTCCTTCGTGCTCCACCCCGGCGAGTTCGTGCTCGCCTCCACCCTCGAGTGCTTCACCCTGCCGCCGCACCTGGCCGGCCGCCTCGAGGGCAAGTCCTCGCTGGGCCGCCTCGGCCTGCTGACCCACTCCACGGCGGGCTTCATCGACCCGGGCTTCTCCGGCTTCATCACCCTGGAGCTGTCCAACGTGGCCAACCTGCCGATCGTGCTCTACCCGGGCATGAAGGTCGGCCAGCTGGCGATCTTCAAGATGTCCTCGCCGGCCGAGGTGCCCTACGGCTCCGCCTCGTTGGGCTCGAAGTACCAGAACCAGCGCGGCCCGACGCCCTCGAAGTACTACCTCAACTTCGACTGA
- a CDS encoding DUF1992 domain-containing protein, protein MSFETFVERRIREAQERGDFDDLPGAGKPLPVRRGPDTWLSRRLAAEDVDREALLPPALRLRKERERLAGKARTCATEAEVRELASGFNRQVAEVIRQGVGDGPNLPVHTVDVDELLGEWRAAHPPAPRVRADVEGRDVVNRSRPRRRWWLWWRR, encoded by the coding sequence ATGAGCTTCGAGACGTTCGTGGAGCGACGCATCCGGGAGGCGCAGGAGCGCGGTGACTTCGACGACCTGCCCGGCGCGGGCAAGCCGTTGCCCGTGCGCCGCGGGCCGGACACCTGGCTGAGCCGGCGCCTGGCCGCCGAGGACGTCGACCGTGAGGCGCTGCTGCCGCCGGCGCTGCGGCTGCGCAAGGAGCGCGAGCGTCTGGCGGGAAAGGCCCGCACCTGTGCCACGGAGGCCGAGGTCCGCGAGCTCGCGTCCGGCTTCAACCGCCAGGTCGCCGAGGTGATCCGCCAGGGCGTCGGCGACGGGCCCAACCTGCCCGTGCACACGGTCGACGTCGACGAGCTGCTCGGCGAGTGGCGCGCGGCGCACCCGCCCGCGCCGCGGGTGCGCGCCGACGTCGAGGGGCGCGACGTCGTCAATCGAAGCCGACCCAGGCGCCGGTGGTGGCTGTGGTGGCGGCGTTGA
- a CDS encoding MFS transporter: MSQHYDLYASLGLNREASCEELGAQLTARLETLRQEGAGPDSPQVDEVSTARTIFSDPQLRHLHDARLNDPEATPIDIPALHELAASGSGHRDVPAAPAAPAAPFAPVEANEPGKADDLGKVNEHDKLDDLGKVNEPGTVDSLGESDDSAGSTAVPLSEAETTKVRVDDAPADKPGAHAEPDLKDHKDHKAPEGDKDHDAPQAPLFQQPGQAGPQGPQGPHGPQNQQAPNFGQPGQPGQPGQPGQQGPQFQQQNQQPQAPTPQQPPKQYRLRDAEEPAATFKERLAQLPGLPKAIVYTALGGFVVALLGIFILPGLVYAAFDSGQSDIFGISDAFTGSALLAAIPVSFALCFGLCLHALALALLVLRGRSELNNWALIASTAPIVCGALMALLFTNFRMSWTALFALFYAIALIIMLSMAETRAWFQGKIREEIPQPQFQQPQNQFQAPGQFGQPQQNRFQQPQQPQQPQSGQFPQQGQFPQQPQSGQFPQGPQFPQSGPFGRPQQPESGQFPQSGPFQQPRQGQFPQGPQGPQFGRPQPGQQQDPQFPRGPQGQQNPGSGENR, encoded by the coding sequence ATGTCTCAGCACTACGACCTCTACGCCTCTCTCGGGCTGAACCGGGAGGCGAGCTGTGAGGAGCTCGGCGCCCAGCTCACGGCGCGCCTGGAGACCCTCCGCCAGGAGGGTGCCGGACCTGACTCGCCGCAGGTCGACGAGGTCTCCACGGCCCGCACCATTTTCTCCGACCCGCAGCTGCGTCACCTCCACGACGCCCGCCTGAATGACCCCGAGGCCACGCCCATCGACATTCCGGCGCTGCACGAGCTCGCCGCCTCAGGCTCGGGCCACCGTGACGTGCCGGCCGCACCGGCCGCTCCCGCCGCGCCGTTCGCCCCGGTCGAGGCGAACGAGCCGGGCAAGGCGGACGACCTGGGCAAGGTGAACGAGCACGACAAGCTGGATGACCTGGGCAAGGTGAACGAGCCGGGCACGGTGGACAGCCTGGGTGAGTCGGACGACTCCGCCGGTTCCACGGCCGTCCCGCTCTCCGAGGCGGAGACCACCAAGGTGCGCGTCGACGACGCCCCCGCGGACAAGCCGGGCGCGCACGCTGAGCCGGACCTCAAGGACCACAAGGATCACAAGGCCCCCGAGGGCGACAAGGACCACGACGCCCCGCAGGCCCCGCTGTTCCAGCAGCCGGGCCAGGCCGGCCCGCAGGGGCCGCAGGGTCCGCACGGCCCGCAGAACCAGCAGGCCCCGAACTTCGGCCAGCCCGGTCAGCCCGGTCAGCCGGGCCAGCCCGGCCAGCAGGGCCCGCAGTTCCAGCAGCAGAACCAGCAGCCGCAGGCGCCGACGCCGCAGCAGCCCCCGAAGCAGTACCGGCTCCGGGACGCCGAGGAGCCGGCCGCCACCTTCAAGGAGCGGCTCGCCCAGCTGCCCGGGCTGCCGAAGGCGATCGTCTACACCGCCCTCGGCGGATTCGTGGTCGCCCTGCTCGGCATCTTCATCCTGCCGGGCCTCGTCTACGCCGCCTTCGACTCCGGGCAGTCGGACATCTTCGGTATCTCGGACGCGTTCACCGGGAGCGCGCTCCTGGCCGCCATCCCCGTCTCGTTCGCCCTCTGCTTCGGGCTCTGCCTCCACGCGCTGGCGCTGGCTCTGCTGGTGCTGCGCGGCCGCAGCGAGCTGAACAACTGGGCCCTCATCGCCTCGACGGCCCCCATCGTCTGCGGCGCCCTGATGGCGCTCCTCTTCACCAACTTCCGGATGTCCTGGACGGCCCTGTTCGCGCTCTTCTACGCGATCGCGCTGATCATCATGCTGTCCATGGCGGAGACCCGCGCCTGGTTCCAGGGCAAGATCCGCGAGGAGATCCCGCAGCCGCAGTTCCAGCAGCCGCAGAACCAGTTCCAGGCGCCGGGCCAGTTCGGCCAGCCGCAGCAGAACCGCTTCCAGCAGCCGCAGCAGCCGCAGCAGCCGCAGTCGGGTCAGTTCCCGCAGCAGGGCCAGTTCCCTCAGCAGCCGCAGTCGGGTCAGTTCCCGCAGGGGCCGCAGTTCCCGCAGTCGGGCCCGTTCGGCCGGCCGCAGCAGCCGGAGTCGGGTCAGTTCCCGCAGTCGGGTCCGTTCCAGCAGCCCCGGCAGGGCCAGTTCCCGCAGGGGCCGCAGGGCCCGCAGTTCGGCCGGCCGCAGCCGGGTCAGCAGCAGGACCCGCAGTTCCCCCGGGGCCCCCAGGGTCAGCAGAACCCGGGCTCCGGTGAGAACCGCTAA
- a CDS encoding pyridoxal phosphate-dependent aminotransferase, whose product MSTKKQKNTSAETAESAQPAQAAKPARRRRPRREFDQSEKLKDVLYEIRGPIAAEAERLEQEGHRILKLNTGNPALFGFEAPDVIVRDMIAALPTSQGYSNSKGIIPARRAIVTRYELIDGFPHFDVDDVFLGNGVSELITMVTQALLNDGDEVLIPMPDYPLWTAATTLAGGKAVHYLCDEEDDWNPSIEDIRAKVNEKTKAIVVINPNNPTGAVYSKEVLEKIVQVAREYDLLILADEIYDRILYDDAQHVSIATLAPDLLTITFNGLSKAYRVAGYRSGWMVLTGPKDHAGGFIEGLELLAGTRLCPNVPAQHAIQVALGGRQSIYDLTSEMGRLTRQRDVTYEKLNAIPGVSCVKPRGALYAFPKLDLEVYDIHDDTQLMLDLLRREKILLVQGTGFNWPTPDHFRVVMLPWVSELDAAIERLGNFLASYKQ is encoded by the coding sequence GTGAGTACCAAGAAGCAGAAGAACACGTCCGCCGAGACCGCCGAGAGCGCGCAGCCCGCACAGGCCGCGAAGCCCGCCCGGCGGCGTCGGCCGCGGCGCGAGTTCGACCAGTCGGAGAAGCTCAAGGACGTCCTCTACGAGATCCGCGGGCCGATCGCCGCCGAGGCCGAGCGGCTCGAGCAGGAGGGTCACCGCATCCTCAAGCTCAACACCGGTAACCCGGCGCTCTTCGGCTTCGAGGCCCCGGACGTCATCGTGCGCGACATGATCGCCGCGCTGCCGACCTCGCAGGGCTACTCCAACTCCAAGGGCATCATCCCGGCGCGCCGCGCCATCGTGACCCGCTACGAGCTCATCGACGGCTTCCCGCACTTCGACGTCGACGACGTCTTCCTGGGCAACGGCGTCTCCGAGCTGATCACCATGGTCACCCAGGCGCTGCTCAACGACGGCGACGAGGTACTGATCCCGATGCCGGACTACCCGCTGTGGACCGCGGCGACCACGCTGGCCGGCGGCAAGGCCGTCCACTACCTCTGCGACGAGGAGGACGACTGGAACCCCTCCATCGAGGACATCCGCGCCAAGGTCAACGAGAAGACCAAGGCCATCGTGGTGATCAACCCGAACAACCCGACCGGCGCGGTCTACTCGAAGGAGGTCCTGGAGAAGATCGTCCAGGTCGCCCGCGAGTACGACCTGCTCATCCTCGCCGACGAGATCTACGACCGCATCCTCTACGACGACGCGCAGCACGTCTCGATCGCCACGCTGGCCCCGGACCTTCTGACCATCACGTTCAACGGCCTGTCCAAGGCCTACCGCGTGGCCGGCTACCGCTCCGGCTGGATGGTGCTCACCGGCCCGAAGGACCACGCGGGCGGCTTCATCGAGGGCCTCGAGCTGCTCGCCGGCACCCGCCTGTGCCCGAACGTGCCGGCCCAGCACGCCATCCAGGTCGCCCTCGGCGGGCGCCAGTCCATCTACGACCTGACCAGCGAGATGGGTCGCCTGACCCGCCAGCGCGACGTGACCTACGAGAAGCTCAACGCGATCCCGGGCGTCAGCTGCGTCAAGCCGCGCGGCGCGCTCTACGCCTTCCCGAAGCTGGACCTCGAGGTCTACGACATCCACGACGACACCCAGCTGATGCTGGACCTGCTGCGCCGCGAGAAGATCCTGCTGGTCCAGGGCACCGGCTTCAACTGGCCGACGCCGGACCACTTCCGCGTGGTCATGCTGCCGTGGGTCTCCGAGCTCGACGCCGCCATCGAGCGGCTGGGCAACTTCCTGGCGAGCTACAAGCAGTAG
- a CDS encoding glycoside hydrolase family 3 N-terminal domain-containing protein, giving the protein MPARRVSAVAAVLACALLTACSTGSISDAPSAPSAASPPASAPASTAPADAEAAEAEAAKKAEEADAEARRLAASLMVVGVTDYDSARAALAAGAGGIFVVSWSDPGLLTEPGRDIHALRAEFGEDFEVSIDFEGGRVQRHADVLGGIPAPRELAAAGPDEVRRVAFELGTRLRARGIDTDYAPLVDVDTAGLDIIGDRAFGTDPAAAAQGAQAFAAGLTDAGVRPVYKHFPGHGAASGDTHEGPAVTPPLGELEHLDLAAFGPAVAAAPQGTGVMVGHLSVPGLTSGDTPASLDPAAYRLLRSGAYPGGVPFEGPIYTDDLSGMAAVSERATPPQAAARALVAGADRVLWSSGEGLDEAVDLVAAAVADGGITLDQLRAAAARG; this is encoded by the coding sequence GTGCCCGCCCGCCGCGTGTCCGCCGTCGCCGCCGTCCTGGCGTGCGCGCTGCTCACCGCGTGTTCCACCGGCTCAATTTCCGACGCCCCGTCCGCCCCCTCGGCTGCGTCGCCGCCGGCGTCGGCGCCTGCGTCGACGGCCCCCGCCGACGCGGAGGCCGCGGAGGCCGAGGCGGCGAAGAAGGCCGAGGAGGCCGACGCCGAGGCGCGCCGGCTGGCGGCCTCGCTGATGGTCGTCGGCGTCACCGACTATGACTCCGCGCGCGCGGCGCTCGCCGCCGGGGCCGGCGGCATCTTCGTGGTCAGCTGGTCGGACCCGGGGCTGCTCACCGAGCCGGGCCGCGACATCCACGCCCTGCGTGCCGAGTTCGGCGAGGACTTTGAGGTCTCCATCGACTTCGAGGGCGGGCGCGTGCAGCGCCACGCGGACGTCCTCGGCGGCATCCCCGCCCCCCGCGAGCTGGCCGCCGCCGGGCCGGACGAGGTCCGCCGGGTCGCCTTCGAGCTGGGCACCCGGCTGCGCGCCCGCGGCATCGACACCGACTACGCCCCGCTCGTCGACGTCGACACCGCCGGGCTGGACATCATCGGCGACCGCGCCTTCGGCACCGACCCCGCCGCGGCCGCGCAGGGCGCGCAGGCCTTCGCCGCGGGGCTCACGGACGCCGGGGTGCGGCCCGTCTACAAGCACTTCCCCGGCCACGGCGCGGCCAGCGGCGACACCCACGAGGGCCCCGCGGTGACCCCGCCGCTGGGCGAGCTGGAGCACCTGGACCTGGCCGCCTTCGGCCCGGCGGTCGCCGCCGCCCCGCAGGGCACCGGGGTCATGGTCGGCCATCTCAGCGTGCCGGGGCTGACCTCGGGGGACACCCCCGCCAGCCTCGACCCGGCGGCCTACCGGCTGCTGCGCTCGGGCGCCTACCCCGGCGGGGTGCCCTTCGAGGGCCCGATCTACACCGACGACCTGTCCGGTATGGCGGCCGTCTCCGAGCGGGCCACCCCGCCCCAGGCCGCCGCCCGCGCCCTGGTCGCGGGGGCGGACCGGGTGCTGTGGTCCTCCGGGGAGGGCCTCGACGAGGCGGTCGACCTGGTCGCCGCGGCCGTCGCCGACGGCGGCATCACGCTCGACCAGCTGCGCGCGGCGGCGGCCCGCGGCTGA
- a CDS encoding VanW family protein, with protein MRDDRDDSGSGRWVKVTAGVLVGLFLIAAIVYVADYLATRDNVPRGATVGGVAIGGMSQDEARRTLESELGGLAVRPVSVTAGEMKERFTPAEAGVGPDWAATVAAAGEQSANPLTRLRGLFTTYEVDIVSEVDDARFQPALRRVVTGLTREPVDGRVNVDGGRVNVDEPVDGQQVDREQLREAMVTGWADPEGVEVPADVTGPAIGEDAVKEAADGPAAKAVSAPVTAHGREDIDGVLPVERMGEVVTFRPDGDRLVEEVNVEAARGILAEGLDESEQPQRNAQIRFVGDTRDITPHSDGVSVDWDATLEGLPGRITGDEDREFDAVYKDEPATFTTEMAEKATFDDVVGEFTTGGFSDTSGQNIRRVASQVDGAIVAPGDTFSLNGYTGPRGTAQGYVEGGIIIDGRAGKAVGGGISQFATTLYNAAYFAGMEDVAHTPHSYYISRYPAGREATVYEGAIDLVFRNTSQYPVRIETSVGGDSVTVRLKGVKQVDVESVNGGRWAQTSPHEQQVSGPDCSPSSGAPGFTTSDTRIIRDLSGNEISRETQTTVYDPQPIVRCS; from the coding sequence GTGCGCGACGACCGCGACGACTCCGGTTCCGGCCGCTGGGTGAAGGTCACCGCCGGCGTGCTCGTCGGTCTCTTCCTCATCGCCGCGATCGTCTACGTCGCCGACTACCTGGCGACCCGCGACAACGTGCCCCGCGGCGCGACCGTCGGCGGGGTGGCCATCGGCGGCATGAGCCAGGACGAGGCGCGCCGCACGCTCGAGAGCGAGCTCGGCGGCCTGGCCGTGCGCCCGGTGAGCGTGACGGCCGGGGAGATGAAGGAACGCTTCACCCCCGCCGAGGCCGGCGTGGGCCCGGACTGGGCCGCGACCGTCGCCGCCGCCGGCGAGCAGTCCGCCAACCCGCTGACCCGCCTGCGCGGGCTGTTCACCACCTACGAGGTGGACATCGTCAGCGAGGTCGACGACGCGCGGTTCCAGCCCGCGCTGCGCCGCGTGGTCACCGGGCTGACCCGCGAGCCGGTCGACGGCCGGGTCAACGTGGACGGCGGCCGGGTCAACGTCGACGAGCCGGTCGACGGCCAGCAGGTCGACCGCGAGCAGCTGCGCGAGGCCATGGTCACCGGCTGGGCCGACCCCGAGGGCGTCGAGGTGCCCGCGGACGTGACCGGGCCGGCCATCGGCGAGGACGCCGTGAAGGAGGCCGCCGACGGACCGGCCGCCAAGGCCGTCTCGGCGCCGGTGACCGCCCACGGGCGCGAGGACATCGACGGCGTGCTGCCCGTCGAGCGCATGGGCGAGGTGGTCACCTTCCGCCCGGACGGCGACCGCCTGGTCGAGGAGGTCAACGTCGAGGCCGCCCGCGGCATCCTCGCCGAGGGCCTGGACGAGAGCGAGCAGCCGCAGCGCAACGCGCAGATCCGCTTCGTCGGCGACACCCGCGACATCACCCCGCACTCGGACGGTGTCTCCGTGGACTGGGACGCCACCCTCGAGGGGCTGCCCGGACGCATCACCGGCGACGAGGACCGCGAGTTCGACGCGGTCTACAAGGACGAGCCGGCCACCTTCACCACCGAGATGGCGGAGAAGGCGACGTTCGACGACGTCGTCGGTGAGTTCACCACCGGCGGTTTCTCCGACACCTCGGGGCAGAACATCCGCCGGGTCGCCTCCCAGGTCGACGGCGCGATCGTCGCGCCGGGCGACACCTTCTCGCTCAACGGCTACACCGGCCCGCGCGGCACCGCGCAGGGCTACGTCGAGGGCGGCATCATCATCGACGGCCGCGCCGGCAAGGCCGTCGGCGGCGGCATCTCCCAGTTCGCCACCACCCTCTACAACGCGGCCTACTTCGCGGGCATGGAGGACGTGGCGCACACCCCGCACAGCTACTACATCTCCCGCTACCCGGCCGGCCGCGAGGCCACCGTCTACGAGGGCGCGATCGACCTGGTCTTCCGCAACACCAGCCAGTACCCGGTGCGCATCGAGACCTCGGTCGGCGGCGACAGCGTGACGGTGCGCCTCAAGGGCGTCAAGCAGGTCGATGTCGAGTCGGTCAACGGCGGCCGCTGGGCGCAGACCAGCCCGCACGAGCAGCAGGTCTCCGGCCCGGACTGCTCGCCGTCCTCGGGCGCGCCGGGCTTCACCACCTCGGACACCCGCATCATCCGGGACCTGTCCGGCAACGAGATCTCGCGGGAGACCCAGACGACGGTCTACGACCCGCAGCCGATCGTCCGCTGCAGCTAG
- a CDS encoding universal stress protein: MLIAFDGSDESRRALTYAARLLAPRHVEIITAWEPMYRQAARASSMTGNHQGDWPDTAEADDPAYGHARDTCRAGVALAEELGLHARAHLVESATSTWSAILDAAGELRPDVIVAGARGISGLRALWQTSVTDALLKNSEVPLFIVPPEEDDADDDADE, encoded by the coding sequence ATGCTCATCGCCTTCGACGGCTCGGACGAGTCGCGCCGGGCGCTGACCTACGCCGCGCGCCTGCTCGCGCCGCGGCATGTGGAGATCATCACCGCCTGGGAGCCGATGTACCGCCAGGCCGCGCGCGCCAGCTCCATGACCGGCAACCACCAGGGCGACTGGCCGGACACCGCCGAGGCCGACGACCCCGCCTACGGCCATGCCCGCGACACCTGCCGCGCCGGCGTGGCGCTCGCCGAGGAGCTCGGCCTGCACGCCCGGGCCCACCTCGTCGAGTCGGCGACCTCGACCTGGTCGGCGATCCTGGACGCCGCTGGCGAGCTGCGCCCCGACGTCATCGTCGCCGGTGCGCGCGGGATCAGCGGGCTGCGCGCCCTGTGGCAGACCTCCGTGACCGACGCGCTGCTGAAGAACTCCGAGGTGCCGCTGTTCATCGTCCCGCCCGAGGAGGACGACGCGGACGACGACGCGGACGAATAG
- a CDS encoding UDP-glucose dehydrogenase family protein, producing the protein MKMTVIGTGYLGATHAACMAELGHDVLGVDVDPAKIEALSDGRVPFFEPGLPEVLERTMESGRLRFTTDYAEAAGHATVHFLAVGTPQQRGSYAADLTYVHAVLDDLVPRLEGRHLVLGKSTVPVGTAVELQERVDALAAEAGRGAEVEIAWNPEFLREGYAVKDTITPDRIVVGHRTDRPSTAVETAREIYARPLDEGTPFFEMNLPTAELVKVSANAFLATKISFINAVSEICEATGADVTRLADAIGVDDRIGRKFLGAGLGFGGGCLPKDIRAFMARAGELGVDQALTFLREVDAINQRRRERVVELTRELTGGRLIGRRVCVLGAAFKPNSDDVRDSPALNVAGSLSLAGASVSVYDPQAMANAARVFPTLGYAGSVEEALQGAEVVVLATEWRQFRDLDPAATGELVDERVIIDARNVLDADAWRAEGWTVAALGRALN; encoded by the coding sequence ATGAAGATGACTGTCATCGGTACCGGTTATCTCGGGGCGACCCACGCGGCGTGCATGGCCGAGCTCGGCCACGACGTCCTCGGCGTCGACGTCGACCCCGCCAAGATCGAGGCGCTCAGCGACGGTCGGGTCCCGTTCTTCGAGCCCGGCCTGCCCGAGGTCCTCGAGCGCACCATGGAGTCCGGCCGGCTGCGCTTCACCACGGACTACGCCGAGGCCGCCGGGCACGCCACGGTGCACTTCCTGGCGGTGGGCACCCCGCAGCAGCGCGGCAGCTACGCCGCGGACCTGACCTACGTCCACGCGGTGCTCGACGACCTGGTGCCGCGCCTGGAGGGCCGCCACCTGGTGCTCGGCAAGTCGACCGTGCCCGTGGGCACCGCCGTCGAGCTGCAGGAGCGCGTCGACGCCCTGGCCGCCGAGGCCGGCAGGGGCGCGGAGGTCGAGATCGCCTGGAACCCGGAGTTCCTCCGTGAGGGCTACGCGGTCAAGGACACCATCACCCCGGACCGCATCGTCGTCGGCCACCGGACCGACCGCCCGAGCACCGCCGTGGAGACCGCCCGGGAGATCTACGCCCGCCCGCTGGACGAGGGCACCCCGTTCTTCGAGATGAACCTGCCGACCGCCGAGCTGGTCAAGGTCTCCGCGAACGCGTTTTTGGCCACCAAGATCAGCTTCATCAACGCTGTCTCCGAGATCTGCGAGGCCACCGGCGCCGACGTGACCCGGCTCGCCGACGCCATCGGCGTCGACGACCGCATCGGCCGGAAGTTCCTCGGCGCGGGCCTCGGCTTCGGCGGCGGCTGCCTGCCCAAGGACATCCGCGCCTTCATGGCGCGCGCCGGCGAGCTCGGCGTGGACCAGGCCCTGACCTTCCTGCGCGAGGTCGACGCGATCAACCAGCGCCGCCGCGAGCGCGTCGTCGAGCTGACCCGCGAGCTGACCGGCGGGCGGCTGATCGGCCGCCGCGTGTGCGTGCTGGGGGCGGCCTTCAAGCCGAACTCCGACGACGTGCGCGACTCCCCGGCGCTCAACGTCGCCGGTTCCCTCTCCCTGGCCGGCGCCTCCGTGAGCGTCTACGACCCGCAGGCCATGGCCAACGCCGCGCGCGTCTTCCCCACGCTCGGCTACGCCGGCAGCGTCGAGGAGGCCCTCCAGGGCGCCGAGGTCGTCGTGCTGGCCACCGAGTGGCGCCAGTTCCGCGACCTCGACCCCGCCGCCACGGGTGAGCTCGTCGACGAGCGCGTGATCATCGACGCCCGCAACGTGCTCGACGCCGACGCGTGGCGCGCCGAGGGCTGGACCGTCGCCGCCCTGGGGCGTGCGTTGAATTGA
- a CDS encoding glycerophosphodiester phosphodiesterase family protein, with protein sequence MSRFLPRAKSTKSTKNTVRTTAAVLAACSLALTGCSNDEGGDGEAEPTTESQEENLVGAGEMLGDTFDLQAHRGGRGEWTENSSGAFSEALMAGVTTLELDVVLSADGVPVVWHDPEIDPEKCEDTQPVTEGDEQFPYVGKLVHELTYEQLQTLNCNKQLEDFPDAEHPHANSLIRLEDVFDVAAGEPEVRFNIETKIEAEEPEKSASPQEFVDAIVPVLQERDVVDRATIQSFDWRSLPLVHEAEPKLMTVLLWDDTTWKPDSVWTGDVDFDAVDGDITQAAAQLNAGALSPEYELVDEDLVARAHASGLPVIPWTVNEAADMQKMIDLGVDGIITDYPTRLKGILDERGITYLPGGARQ encoded by the coding sequence ATGTCCCGCTTCCTGCCCCGCGCGAAGAGCACCAAGAGCACGAAGAACACCGTGCGCACCACCGCCGCCGTCCTGGCGGCCTGTTCCCTGGCGCTGACCGGCTGCTCGAACGACGAGGGCGGCGACGGCGAGGCCGAGCCGACCACGGAGTCGCAGGAGGAGAACCTGGTCGGCGCCGGCGAGATGCTCGGCGACACCTTCGACCTGCAGGCCCACCGCGGCGGCCGCGGCGAGTGGACGGAGAACTCCTCCGGCGCCTTCTCCGAGGCCCTCATGGCCGGGGTGACCACCCTGGAGCTCGACGTGGTCCTCTCCGCCGACGGCGTGCCCGTCGTCTGGCACGACCCGGAGATCGACCCCGAGAAGTGCGAGGACACCCAGCCGGTCACCGAGGGCGACGAGCAGTTCCCCTACGTGGGCAAGCTCGTCCACGAGCTGACCTACGAGCAGCTGCAGACCCTCAACTGCAACAAGCAGCTCGAGGACTTCCCCGACGCCGAGCACCCGCACGCCAACTCGCTGATCCGCCTCGAGGACGTCTTCGACGTCGCCGCCGGCGAGCCCGAGGTCCGCTTCAACATCGAGACGAAGATCGAGGCCGAGGAGCCGGAGAAGTCGGCCAGCCCGCAGGAGTTCGTCGACGCGATCGTGCCCGTGCTCCAGGAGCGCGACGTGGTCGACCGGGCGACGATCCAGTCCTTCGACTGGCGCTCCCTGCCCCTGGTCCACGAGGCCGAGCCGAAGCTGATGACGGTCCTGCTCTGGGACGACACCACCTGGAAGCCGGACTCCGTGTGGACCGGCGACGTGGACTTCGACGCCGTCGACGGCGACATCACCCAGGCCGCCGCGCAGCTCAACGCCGGGGCGCTCTCCCCCGAGTACGAGCTCGTCGACGAGGACCTCGTCGCCCGCGCCCACGCCTCCGGCCTGCCGGTGATCCCGTGGACGGTCAACGAGGCCGCCGACATGCAGAAGATGATCGACCTCGGCGTCGACGGCATCATCACCGACTACCCGACGCGCCTGAAGGGCATCCTCGACGAGCGCGGCATCACCTACCTGCCGGGCGGGGCCCGGCAGTAG